The Callospermophilus lateralis isolate mCalLat2 chromosome 3, mCalLat2.hap1, whole genome shotgun sequence genome has a segment encoding these proteins:
- the Mpi gene encoding mannose-6-phosphate isomerase isoform X1, protein MAGQRVFPLSCVVQHYAWGKMGSSSEVARLLASSDPLAQIAEDKPYAELWMGTHPRGDAKILDNHISQKTLGQWIAENQDCLGSKVKDTFDGKLPFLFKVLSVETALSIQAHPNKELAEKLHLQAPQHYPDANHKPEMAIALTSFQGLCGFRPVEEILTFLKKVPEFQFLIGDAASTQLRQSMSSDTQAVASALRNCFSHLMKSEKKVVVEQLNLLVKRVSQQVSAGNNMEDICGQLLLQLHQQYPGDIGCFAIYFLNLLTLKPGEAMFLEANVPHAYVKGDCVECMACSDNTVRAGLTPKFIDVPTLCEMLSYTPTPSKERLFLPTQSQEDPYVFIYDPPVPDFTIMKMEVPGSVTEYKVLALDSASILLMVEGTVTASTPTAQAAISLQRGGVLFIGASECVSLKLTVPKDLLMFRACCLL, encoded by the exons ATGGCAGGTCAGCGAG TGTTCCCACTTTCCTGTGTGGTGCAGCATTATGCCTGGGGGAAGATGGGCTCCAGCAGTGAAGTGGCACGACTGCTGGCCAGCAGTGACCCACTGGCCCAAATCGCAGAAGACAAACCATATGCAGAG CTGTGGATGGGAACACACCCCCGGGGGGATGCCAAGATCCTTGACAATCACATCTCGCAAAAGACCTTGGGCCAGTGGATTGCTGAGAACCAGGACTGCCTAGGCTCAAAGGTCAAGGACACTTTTGATGGCAAGCTGCCCTTCCTCTTCAAAGTGCTTTCTGTGGAAACAGCCCTCTCTATCCAAGCACACCCTAACAAG GAACTGGCAGAGAAACTGCACCTCCAGGCTCCACAGCACTACCCTGATGCCAACCACAAGCCAGAGATGGCCATTGCTCTTACCTCCTTCCAGGGCTTGTGTGGCTTCCGGCCAGTTGAGGAGATTCTAACCTTTCTGAAGA AGGTGCCCGAGTTCCAGTTCCTGATTGGGGATGCTGCATCAACACAGCTGAGGCAGAGCATGAGCAGCGACACCCAGGCCGTAGCCTCTGCTTTGCGGAACTGCTTCTCTCATCTGATGAAGAGTGAGAAGAAGGTGGTGGTAGAGCAGCTCAACCTGTTGGTGAAGCGGGTCTCCCAGCAAG TGTCTGCTGGAAACAACATGGAGGATATCTGTGGACAGCTCCTGCTACAGCTGCACCAGCAGTATCCAGGTGACATTGGCTGTTTTGCCATCTACTTCCTGAACCTGCTTACCCTGAAGCCTGGAGAGGCCATGTTTCTGGAGGCCAATGTGCCTCATGCCTACGTGAAGGGAG ACTGCGTGGAGTGTATGGCATGTTCGGACAACACAGTGCGTGCTGGCTTGACACCCAAGTTCATTGATGTGCCAACTCTATGTGAGATGCTTAGCTATACCCCTACCCCCAGCAAGGAGAGGCTCTTCCTCCCAACACAGAGTCAGGAAGACCCATACGTCTTCATCTATGACCCCCCTGTGCCAGACTTCACCATTATGAAAATGGAG GTCCCTGGCTCTGTCACTGAATACAAGGTCTTGGCACTGGACTCTGCCAGCATCCTCCTGATGGTGGAAGGAACGGTGACAGCCAGCACTCCCACAGCACAGGCTGCAATCTCCCTGCAGCGTGGTGGGGTGCTCTTCATTGGGGCCAGTGAGTGTGTCTCACTGAAGCTTACTGTGCCTAAGGACTTGCTGATGTTTCGGGCCTGCTGTCTGCTATAG
- the Mpi gene encoding mannose-6-phosphate isomerase isoform X2 — MAVFPLSCVVQHYAWGKMGSSSEVARLLASSDPLAQIAEDKPYAELWMGTHPRGDAKILDNHISQKTLGQWIAENQDCLGSKVKDTFDGKLPFLFKVLSVETALSIQAHPNKELAEKLHLQAPQHYPDANHKPEMAIALTSFQGLCGFRPVEEILTFLKKVPEFQFLIGDAASTQLRQSMSSDTQAVASALRNCFSHLMKSEKKVVVEQLNLLVKRVSQQVSAGNNMEDICGQLLLQLHQQYPGDIGCFAIYFLNLLTLKPGEAMFLEANVPHAYVKGDCVECMACSDNTVRAGLTPKFIDVPTLCEMLSYTPTPSKERLFLPTQSQEDPYVFIYDPPVPDFTIMKMEVPGSVTEYKVLALDSASILLMVEGTVTASTPTAQAAISLQRGGVLFIGASECVSLKLTVPKDLLMFRACCLL, encoded by the exons ATGGCAG TGTTCCCACTTTCCTGTGTGGTGCAGCATTATGCCTGGGGGAAGATGGGCTCCAGCAGTGAAGTGGCACGACTGCTGGCCAGCAGTGACCCACTGGCCCAAATCGCAGAAGACAAACCATATGCAGAG CTGTGGATGGGAACACACCCCCGGGGGGATGCCAAGATCCTTGACAATCACATCTCGCAAAAGACCTTGGGCCAGTGGATTGCTGAGAACCAGGACTGCCTAGGCTCAAAGGTCAAGGACACTTTTGATGGCAAGCTGCCCTTCCTCTTCAAAGTGCTTTCTGTGGAAACAGCCCTCTCTATCCAAGCACACCCTAACAAG GAACTGGCAGAGAAACTGCACCTCCAGGCTCCACAGCACTACCCTGATGCCAACCACAAGCCAGAGATGGCCATTGCTCTTACCTCCTTCCAGGGCTTGTGTGGCTTCCGGCCAGTTGAGGAGATTCTAACCTTTCTGAAGA AGGTGCCCGAGTTCCAGTTCCTGATTGGGGATGCTGCATCAACACAGCTGAGGCAGAGCATGAGCAGCGACACCCAGGCCGTAGCCTCTGCTTTGCGGAACTGCTTCTCTCATCTGATGAAGAGTGAGAAGAAGGTGGTGGTAGAGCAGCTCAACCTGTTGGTGAAGCGGGTCTCCCAGCAAG TGTCTGCTGGAAACAACATGGAGGATATCTGTGGACAGCTCCTGCTACAGCTGCACCAGCAGTATCCAGGTGACATTGGCTGTTTTGCCATCTACTTCCTGAACCTGCTTACCCTGAAGCCTGGAGAGGCCATGTTTCTGGAGGCCAATGTGCCTCATGCCTACGTGAAGGGAG ACTGCGTGGAGTGTATGGCATGTTCGGACAACACAGTGCGTGCTGGCTTGACACCCAAGTTCATTGATGTGCCAACTCTATGTGAGATGCTTAGCTATACCCCTACCCCCAGCAAGGAGAGGCTCTTCCTCCCAACACAGAGTCAGGAAGACCCATACGTCTTCATCTATGACCCCCCTGTGCCAGACTTCACCATTATGAAAATGGAG GTCCCTGGCTCTGTCACTGAATACAAGGTCTTGGCACTGGACTCTGCCAGCATCCTCCTGATGGTGGAAGGAACGGTGACAGCCAGCACTCCCACAGCACAGGCTGCAATCTCCCTGCAGCGTGGTGGGGTGCTCTTCATTGGGGCCAGTGAGTGTGTCTCACTGAAGCTTACTGTGCCTAAGGACTTGCTGATGTTTCGGGCCTGCTGTCTGCTATAG
- the Mpi gene encoding mannose-6-phosphate isomerase isoform X3, whose amino-acid sequence MGSSSEVARLLASSDPLAQIAEDKPYAELWMGTHPRGDAKILDNHISQKTLGQWIAENQDCLGSKVKDTFDGKLPFLFKVLSVETALSIQAHPNKELAEKLHLQAPQHYPDANHKPEMAIALTSFQGLCGFRPVEEILTFLKKVPEFQFLIGDAASTQLRQSMSSDTQAVASALRNCFSHLMKSEKKVVVEQLNLLVKRVSQQVSAGNNMEDICGQLLLQLHQQYPGDIGCFAIYFLNLLTLKPGEAMFLEANVPHAYVKGDCVECMACSDNTVRAGLTPKFIDVPTLCEMLSYTPTPSKERLFLPTQSQEDPYVFIYDPPVPDFTIMKMEVPGSVTEYKVLALDSASILLMVEGTVTASTPTAQAAISLQRGGVLFIGASECVSLKLTVPKDLLMFRACCLL is encoded by the exons ATGGGCTCCAGCAGTGAAGTGGCACGACTGCTGGCCAGCAGTGACCCACTGGCCCAAATCGCAGAAGACAAACCATATGCAGAG CTGTGGATGGGAACACACCCCCGGGGGGATGCCAAGATCCTTGACAATCACATCTCGCAAAAGACCTTGGGCCAGTGGATTGCTGAGAACCAGGACTGCCTAGGCTCAAAGGTCAAGGACACTTTTGATGGCAAGCTGCCCTTCCTCTTCAAAGTGCTTTCTGTGGAAACAGCCCTCTCTATCCAAGCACACCCTAACAAG GAACTGGCAGAGAAACTGCACCTCCAGGCTCCACAGCACTACCCTGATGCCAACCACAAGCCAGAGATGGCCATTGCTCTTACCTCCTTCCAGGGCTTGTGTGGCTTCCGGCCAGTTGAGGAGATTCTAACCTTTCTGAAGA AGGTGCCCGAGTTCCAGTTCCTGATTGGGGATGCTGCATCAACACAGCTGAGGCAGAGCATGAGCAGCGACACCCAGGCCGTAGCCTCTGCTTTGCGGAACTGCTTCTCTCATCTGATGAAGAGTGAGAAGAAGGTGGTGGTAGAGCAGCTCAACCTGTTGGTGAAGCGGGTCTCCCAGCAAG TGTCTGCTGGAAACAACATGGAGGATATCTGTGGACAGCTCCTGCTACAGCTGCACCAGCAGTATCCAGGTGACATTGGCTGTTTTGCCATCTACTTCCTGAACCTGCTTACCCTGAAGCCTGGAGAGGCCATGTTTCTGGAGGCCAATGTGCCTCATGCCTACGTGAAGGGAG ACTGCGTGGAGTGTATGGCATGTTCGGACAACACAGTGCGTGCTGGCTTGACACCCAAGTTCATTGATGTGCCAACTCTATGTGAGATGCTTAGCTATACCCCTACCCCCAGCAAGGAGAGGCTCTTCCTCCCAACACAGAGTCAGGAAGACCCATACGTCTTCATCTATGACCCCCCTGTGCCAGACTTCACCATTATGAAAATGGAG GTCCCTGGCTCTGTCACTGAATACAAGGTCTTGGCACTGGACTCTGCCAGCATCCTCCTGATGGTGGAAGGAACGGTGACAGCCAGCACTCCCACAGCACAGGCTGCAATCTCCCTGCAGCGTGGTGGGGTGCTCTTCATTGGGGCCAGTGAGTGTGTCTCACTGAAGCTTACTGTGCCTAAGGACTTGCTGATGTTTCGGGCCTGCTGTCTGCTATAG